The Clostridium botulinum BKT015925 genome includes the window TCAAAGTTAATCTCAACTTCCTCTTCTAAAAATTCGTTAGATATTCCAATAGGACTTCCAGATTCTAAATAATAATCCCTAAGAGGATATTTAGCGCCAATTATATTTAACTTGTCTACATCTCCACCATACGGTATCAATGAAAATAACATTCCTCTTTCACCTTTTACTTTAATAGACTTATCTCTTAAAACAATTGTATTATTTTCATCTTTTATATAAGCTAATACCCCTGCTTTTAAACATTTTAAAAGCATACCTATATTACCAAACAAGTGATCAATTCTACTGCCTGTACACCCCAATAAAACTATTTCATCAGCGCCTAACTTAATAGCTTTATCAACAGCGATTTCCGTATCAGTATAATCTTTTTCTGGTGGATACTCAATTATACTAGTATTTCTGTTTTTGTAATAATTTAATGCTGTTTTGTTAATAGAATCTAAATCTCCAATGATAAGTTGTGGAAATATATCATATTTAAATAATACATTTGCTCCACTATCAGCAGCTATTAAATATGATTCTTCTTTTAATTCTCTTTTAATTAAACTATATGTGGGTGCTTCCCCCCCAGATATAATAACTACTCTCATACTAAAAACCTTCTTTTAATTCTTTTATGTTTTTCTCTATTTCTCCATTTTTAAATACTGCAGAACCTGCAACTATAACATTAGCTCCACTTTCAACTACATGTTTAATATTATTAATACCAACTCCACCATCTACTTGTATTAATAAATCCTTGTTAAATTTTTCTGCTATTGCCTTAACTTCTTTAATTTTTTCTGAACAATAATTTATATACTTTTGACCACCAAATCCAGGATT containing:
- a CDS encoding thiamine diphosphokinase encodes the protein MRVVIISGGEAPTYSLIKRELKEESYLIAADSGANVLFKYDIFPQLIIGDLDSINKTALNYYKNRNTSIIEYPPEKDYTDTEIAVDKAIKLGADEIVLLGCTGSRIDHLFGNIGMLLKCLKAGVLAYIKDENNTIVLRDKSIKVKGERGMLFSLIPYGGDVDKLNIIGAKYPLRDYYLESGSPIGISNEFLEEEVEINFEKGKLLIVYPRD